The Uruburuella testudinis genome window below encodes:
- a CDS encoding adenylyltransferase/cytidyltransferase family protein — MRNWPLPDFEQKICPPEHLAERLAALPRPLVFTNGCFDILHRGHVSYLAQARATGAAMILALNTDASVRRQGKGSDRPINALENRAAVAAALASVDMVTWFDDDTPAALIELIRPDILVKGGDWAPENIVGAAETLARGGKVYSIPFLHQTSTTQTLAKIRAVEAGK, encoded by the coding sequence ATGCGAAACTGGCCGCTGCCCGACTTCGAACAAAAAATCTGCCCGCCCGAACACTTGGCCGAACGCCTCGCTGCCTTGCCGCGCCCGCTGGTGTTTACCAACGGTTGTTTCGACATCCTTCATCGCGGCCACGTCAGCTATCTGGCACAGGCCCGCGCCACCGGCGCCGCCATGATTCTGGCGCTGAACACCGATGCTTCGGTGCGGCGGCAGGGCAAGGGCAGCGATCGCCCGATTAATGCGCTGGAAAACCGCGCCGCTGTGGCCGCTGCGCTGGCGAGTGTGGATATGGTGACCTGGTTTGATGATGATACTCCCGCAGCTTTAATCGAGCTGATCCGGCCGGATATTCTGGTTAAAGGGGGCGATTGGGCGCCGGAAAATATTGTCGGCGCGGCTGAAACACTGGCGCGCGGCGGCAAAGTGTATTCGATACCTTTTTTGCACCAAACGTCGACCACTCAAACGCTGGCGAAAATCCGCGCCGTCGAGGCCGGCAAATGA
- a CDS encoding bifunctional biotin--[acetyl-CoA-carboxylase] ligase/type III pantothenate kinase, with protein sequence MTALKPHHWQLLAVLADGRPQHVFALGQLLGIKPQQINGLWQQMPPHIRGLLRQHDGQWRLVRPLAVFDEADVRHIGAKHGFQTALKHECGSSNDLILEAAKQPAQAVHRMMVVAHQQRQGRGRQGKNWHNRLGECLMFSFGWVFDKPQHELGALALAAALACRRALVGLGVAAQIKWPNDLVIGRDKLGGILIETVRSGGKTVAVIGIGINFVLPKEVENAASVQAALQADGKAAVSASSLLDALLHELALLLPAYEQHGFTPLLNAYQQANRDHQRPVRLLQNNQVIEEGTVIGITEHGALRLATAQGEKRVVSGEISLRPDERAAPAVTLKPRRYLLLDGGNSQLKWAWVENGSIIHIGRAPYRDLGQLGAEWREFSDGLDKIIGCAVCGETKKSLVAAQLPRPIEWLTSMQQGLGIRNHYRNVAEHGSDRWFNALGARRFSSHACVVVSCGTAVTIDALTDDNHYLGGTIMPGFHLMKEAMAQKTANLNRPLGRVYPFPTTTANALASGMLDAVCGSILLMHARLREKVGADKKVDLVLTGGGAAKVAQALPTSFNLDNSVKIIDNLVVYGLLNWIEQT encoded by the coding sequence ATGACAGCGTTAAAGCCGCACCACTGGCAGCTTTTGGCCGTATTGGCCGACGGCAGGCCACAGCATGTGTTTGCCCTGGGTCAGCTGTTGGGCATCAAGCCGCAGCAGATTAACGGCCTTTGGCAGCAAATGCCGCCGCATATCCGGGGCCTGTTGCGCCAACACGACGGCCAATGGCGGCTGGTGCGGCCTTTGGCGGTGTTTGATGAGGCCGATGTGCGGCATATCGGTGCCAAACACGGCTTTCAGACGGCCTTGAAACATGAGTGCGGCTCCAGCAACGATTTGATTCTTGAAGCGGCCAAACAGCCGGCTCAAGCGGTTCACCGCATGATGGTGGTAGCGCACCAGCAACGCCAAGGCCGCGGCCGGCAAGGCAAAAACTGGCACAACCGCCTGGGCGAATGCCTGATGTTCAGCTTCGGCTGGGTATTCGACAAACCGCAACACGAATTGGGCGCGCTGGCGCTGGCGGCAGCATTGGCCTGTCGGCGCGCGCTCGTCGGCTTGGGCGTGGCTGCGCAAATCAAGTGGCCCAACGATTTGGTAATCGGGCGCGACAAGCTTGGCGGTATTTTGATCGAAACCGTGCGCAGCGGCGGCAAAACCGTGGCCGTTATCGGCATCGGCATCAATTTTGTTTTGCCCAAAGAAGTAGAAAACGCCGCCTCGGTGCAGGCCGCGTTGCAGGCAGACGGTAAAGCCGCCGTCAGCGCGAGCAGTTTGTTGGATGCGCTTTTGCACGAACTTGCTTTATTGCTGCCGGCCTACGAGCAACACGGTTTCACACCGTTGCTGAATGCCTATCAGCAAGCCAACCGCGACCACCAGCGCCCGGTACGGCTGTTGCAAAACAACCAAGTTATCGAAGAAGGCACCGTCATCGGCATCACCGAACACGGTGCCTTGCGTCTGGCAACAGCGCAAGGCGAAAAACGGGTGGTGAGCGGCGAAATCAGCCTGCGGCCTGATGAGCGCGCCGCCCCTGCTGTAACACTCAAACCGCGTCGCTACCTGTTGCTTGACGGCGGTAACAGCCAGCTCAAATGGGCGTGGGTGGAAAACGGCAGCATTATTCATATCGGCCGCGCGCCTTACCGCGATTTGGGCCAACTTGGCGCCGAGTGGCGCGAATTTTCAGACGGCCTGGATAAAATCATCGGTTGTGCCGTGTGCGGAGAAACCAAAAAAAGCCTGGTGGCGGCGCAATTGCCGCGCCCCATCGAATGGCTGACCTCTATGCAGCAGGGTTTGGGCATCCGCAACCATTACCGCAATGTGGCCGAACACGGCTCCGACCGCTGGTTCAACGCCTTGGGCGCACGCCGCTTCAGCAGCCACGCCTGTGTGGTCGTCAGCTGCGGCACGGCGGTAACCATTGATGCACTCACGGATGACAACCATTATCTGGGCGGCACCATCATGCCGGGCTTTCACCTGATGAAAGAAGCCATGGCACAAAAAACCGCCAACCTCAACCGTCCGCTCGGGCGCGTGTATCCTTTTCCCACCACCACCGCCAACGCGCTGGCCAGCGGTATGCTCGATGCCGTGTGCGGCTCAATATTGCTGATGCACGCGCGATTGCGTGAAAAAGTCGGTGCAGATAAAAAAGTAGATTTGGTGCTGACCGGCGGCGGTGCGGCCAAAGTGGCACAGGCGTTGCCAACGTCATTTAATTTGGACAACAGCGTAAAAATTATAGATAATCTCGTGGTTTACGGATTACTCAACTGGATTGAACAAACATGA